In Flavobacterium luteolum, the DNA window GCTGGTCTTGATAATGAAACGCGTGCTAAAACGCAAGATCAATTTATAAATGACGATTGTCAAGTAGTTTGCGCTACCATCGCTTTTGGAATGGGAATTGACAAATCGAATGTCAGATGGGTTATCCATTACAATTTGCCAAAGAATATCGAAGGTTATTATCAGGAAATAGGACGCGCCGGACGTGATGGTCTTCCAGCCGAAACAGTTTTGTTTGAAAGTTATGCCGATGTGATTCAGTTACAAAAATTTGCTTCCGAAGGATTGAACTCCGATATTCAGCTTGCAAAATTAGATAGAATGAAGCAGTATGCTGACGCTGTAAGCTGTCGTAGAAAAATTCTGCTTTCTTATTTTGGTGAATTGGTCACTGAGAATTGTGGAAACTGCGATATTTGCAAAAATCCGCCAACTTTTTTCGATGGAACGATTCTCGCGCAAAAAGCTTTGTCTGCTATTGTACGTTTAAAAGAATCTGAACCTTTGGCTGTAATTGTTGATTTTATAAGAGGTTCGAGAAATGCGTATATTTACGAAAAAAATTATCAAGAGCTAAAAACGTACGGAATTGGACACGACGTTTCTTGGTACGACTGGAATCAATATCTTATTCAGCTTATCAATTTAGGATATTGCGAAATTGCCTTTCATCAGCATAATAAAATTCTGCTTACTCCTTTTGCAAAGAAAGTTTTGTTTGAAGGAGAACAAGTTAAACTGACAACTGTTGTGAAAAAGGTAATTGACAAAACTGAGGTTAAAGAATCCAAACCAAAAGCGTCTAAAAATTCTCTTTTTGAAACTCTTAGAAAACTACGCTACGAAATTGCTCAAGAAGAAGAAGTTCCTGCTTATGTTATTTTTAGTGATGCTTCTCTTCGTCAAATGGAAATCTTAAGACCTATGAGCGATGAAGAGTTTCTTTCTGTAGAAGGTGTCGGGAAAGCGAAACTGGAAAAATATGGAGCAGATTTCATTAAAGCAATTATTGAATTTGAAAGAAATAAATCTGTTGTAAAAAAAGAGAAAAAAGACAATACTTATAAAAAGACTCTGGAATTATTTCAAAATGGAGTTTCAGTAGAAGAAATTGCAGAACAGCGCGATTTGAGCTCAACTACAATTATTTCGCATTTAGCAAAATTATATGTTGATGGTCATGATTTAGATTTAAGCCAGTTTGTCTCTGAAGACGAAATCTTAAAAATTGAAAAAGCTCAGATAGAACTAGAAAATCCAAATGCATTAAGACCTTACTTTGATTATTTTGAAGAAAAAATGTCTTATGATAAAATTCGATTTGGATTGGCGTTTTTGGAGAAAAAACTTAAATAAGTTTGTCATCTTGACGAAGGAAAGATCACACTAGAAATTTGACAAAGAGTAGTTAAGCACCAAACCCGACAGGTTTTTAAAACCTGTCGGGTTTACTGAATATAAAATCAATAAGAAATCCCAAACTCCAACGAAATTGGAATTTGGGATTTTAAATTTTCAAATATTTAATTTTTACAAATATCTTTCTTCAAAAACTTTTTGATGATGTTTCTGATGCCCAATCATGACAAAACCTAAAGCACGAACAGAAATCGGATTATTAGATGCTGTTCCAATTCTTTTTAGTTGTTCTTCAGATAAACTTTTGTAAAACAATAAAGTCGAATGTCTTACAGCTGAAAACTCAGTAAGCAAATCTTGAATACTTCTGCTGTTTGAGTTTGTGTTATCTGCATAATCATTTTCTTCAAAACTTGGCAAAGGCGTTTTATCGTTTCTTGAAAAACGCAAAGCGCGATATGCAAAAATTCTTTCAGTATCAATAACATGCTGAATGATATCTTTGATCGTCCACTTCCCTTCCGCGTAGCGATAATCAAATTTATCCATTGGAATATTTTGCACAAATCGGATAAACTCATGAAGTGAAATTTCTAATTCTTCAATCAAAATTCCATCTCCAGCTGCTTTTACATAGGTTCCAAAATGGCCTGAATATTCATTATCTAATAATTCTGCTGCTTTCATTTTTTATATTTTAAGCTGAATTTCTACTTGCGTTCGTATTTCCAAATAATGATCTTGTTACGATTTTCTCGTAAACTTTAACTAATTCTTCATTAGGAACTTCAGCTTTGTTTAATTCGTTAATTCTCAATAAAGCATATTGCTGAATAGTCAATAACGGCAAAACAATACGCTCTCTAATCTGAATTGAGGCAATACCATCAGGATAATTTTCCATCAAGGTTTTGTGTCCAGCAATTTTCAATAAAAGACGTTTCGTTTCTGAGAATTCATCGTAGATAATCTGCCAGAATTCACCAAACTCAGGATCATTTTTCATATAAGCGGTCAATGGCAAGAAAGATTTTGCTAACGACATCATACTATTTTCAAGCAATGTTTTGAAAAATAATGAATTATGATACAAATCACTTACTTTATCCCATTGTCCAGATTCCTCAAAATGTTTTAAAGCTGAACCAACTCCAAAGAATCCTGGTACATTTTGTTTCAACTGACTCCATGAACCTACAAACGGAATTGCTCTTAAATCGGCAAAATCCAATGATTCAGATTTGCTTCTTTTTGAAGGACGGCTTCCAATGTTCGTTTTTGAATAATATTTCAGCGTACTCATTTTTTCTAAGTACGGAATAAATTTCGGATGATTTTTGAAGCTTAAATATTTATCATAACCCAAATTAGCTAAATCTGTCAAGATTTGAGTTTCATCTGCAGTCAGTTCATTTTTCTCTTTGCTAAAAACTTGATTGGTAACACCTGCACTTAATAAATTCTCGATATTATAACGACAAGAATCTAAAGTTCCAAAATTAGAGCTAATCGTTTGCCCTTGAACTGTAATCTGAATTTCGTTGTTTTCAATTTTTGGCCCAAGAGATGCATAGAATTTATGTGTTTTTCCACCGCCACGAGCAGGAGGTCCACCACGTCCATCAAAGAAAATAGCTTTAATTCCGTATTCTCGAGAGATTTTTGTTAATGAAATTTTAGCTTGATAAATACTCCAGTTCGCCATTAAATAACCGCCATCTTTAGTTCCATCAGAGAATCCAAGCATAATTGTTTGTTTGTTTCCTCTAGATTTCAAATGTTTAGCATATTCTGGATTGGTATACAACTGCTCCATTATAGAATGCGCATTTTGCAAATCGTCTACAGATTCAAAAAGCGGAATAATATCTACAGTTGGTTTTTCCCAATTATTCAAACGAATCATCGCAAAAGTTTCCATTACATTCAAGGCACTTTCGTTATTACTAATGATATAACGATTTGCTCCTTCTTCGCCATTATTTTGCTGAATGGTTTTAATTGCTTGTACGGACTCTAAAGTGTATCTTGTAATTTCACTTTCAAAATCAGCAGGATTTAGATTCCCCTTAACTTTCGATAAAACATCAATTTTTTGATCTTCTGTCAATTCGAAATAATTTTTCGGAAAAACATCAGAACCCGAATTCAAATAATAGTTTACAACATCTTTGAAAACCGCGTTGTGAATTTTACTATTCTGACGAATATCTAAAGTAGCAAAATGGAATCCGAATAAATTAATTTTTACTAGAAGCGCGTCCAATTCATCCAAATATAAAGATTGATGTTTCTCAATAATTATACTTCGAATTTTGTTCAGTTGTGTTAATAATTCCTCTAATGTGATAAAAATATCTCCTTTAGAATAAAATACAGAACGATAAAGTTTATGTTCAAGTTCTGCAACCAAATCATCTACACCAGAGAAAGTTAGCTTACGTTTTAAATTTCTCATTTCTACATAATAGCACTTTAAAATTGAAGTACGCAAACGATCTGCAACTTTAAGCGTTATATCTGTAGTAACAAAAGGATTTCCATCACGATCACCACCTGGCCAAAATCCTAATTTGATTAATTGGTTCTCAATTGAATTTCCGTGTAAAATATTTTTCTGCAGATAATGCACAATTTCTCCAGCAGTAGCATAAAATACGTTCTCTAGATACCAAATTAAACTTACAGCTTCGTCGTAAGGATTTGGCTTTTCTTTCTGAATGAAAGGTGTTTTTCCTAACTGAGCAAGTAATTGTTTAATCTCCAAAAGATCATTTTTACGAATCGCTTCTGTCAAGTCATTGATAATTCCTAAAACTGGTCCAGGATAAAATTGAGTTGGGTGTGCTGTTAAAACTGTACGAACATTAAAGCTTTCAAGAAATTCGATCAATTCATCATCTTTCTCTTTTGCATCAGATTTCTCTTTAATGTCACGAAGAGATCCGCGTCCTTCCATATTGTTAACCTCTGGAAAAGCAGCGTCTTCAATAGCGTCAAACAATACAATTTGACGTTCTATATATTGAATAAATCGAAACATTAAATCGATTTTTTCATCTTCAGAAACGTTGTTTAAGAATTTATTTGAGAAGAAATCTACAATTTCTTTTGGTGTTTCCTGTTTTTTAAAGCCCGTTTCGCAAGTCTCTGTAAACAAAGGAAGTAAAACTCCCGTATTGTCTATAGAATCAAAAGGTAATGTTATAAAAACACTATTATAAATGTGGTATTTTGAGAGAACGTCTTGATTAAAACGCTCAATTTTCGGCAACGTATACATAATCGTGTTATAGTTGGTTGGTTAATTAGTCATAAAAAAACCCCAAGAATAAACTTGAGGTATATTTTAATATAGCATTCAAGAAAAGTTATTACATATTTTTGAAAATAGTATGCATCAAACGCTTCTTATCGTTTATACTTTCCTCTAATGAAATCATAGTTTCTGTTCTGTAAACACCATCAATATCGTCAATCATAAAGATAACCTCTTTCGCGTGCTTAGTGTCTTTTGCTCTAATTTTGCAAAAGATATTGAATTTTCCAGTAGTTACAGAAGCTACAGTTACGAATGGAATTTGATTGATTCGCTCTAATACAAATTTAGTCTGAGATGTATTATTAAGGAAAACCCCAACATAAGCAATAAATGAATAACCTAATTTATCGTAATCTAAGGCTAATGAAGATCCCATGATGATACCGGCATCTTCCATCTTTTTAACTCTAACGTGTACTGTACCAGCAGATATCAATAGTTTTTTTGCAATGTCAGTAAACGGAACTCTCGTATTGTCTATTAACATATCTAAAATCTGGTGATCTACTTCATCTAAACGAAATTTACTCATAATTGTTTAATTAATATTACTAATTGCTATTACAAAGTATAAAATTATATATAAAAAACAACAAATTCACATAAAAATTAACTTTTTATTAATCCGTTAACAAATTTAACATTTTTATTTAAATAAAAATTTGCTTTTTGATCCGTTTTAGGAAAGTTTTGGAAATCGTCCGAATATTCTGCGCCTTTTGCGTCGTATTCGTAGTGACCAAAATAATTTTCCAACTCGCCTACTTCAACAATGTAAGCGTTAAAATGAATCTTATTTTCGATTAATTCTTCTTTGTATTGTGCGACAAAATTCGTAATAATTTCGATACCATCATAATTTATTTTGACATTTTTATACATAAAATCATAAAAAACCACATTATTTTGTGAAATATTCAAATATTCGCCAAATCTATTATCAACTAAATCGTTTTCGGATATCAGTTTGAAGCTCTGAATTAACGCGAAAAATATGAATTTTCTTGTAATTTCGCGCTCATAATCCCCAGGAAAGTGTCCTGCCTCAAATAGTATAGTTGGAACACCTAAAAATTGAAAAGTGTCTCCTATACAATTAATATTGAAGGAGTCATCGAAACGTCCAACTTGTCCTGGAATATATTTTTGAAGTTCTTCATTGATTCCAGCAATTACATTTATAGCTTTTAATCTATTGTCATTCACTTCCCTTTCTTCATTATAAGAAGGAGCCAAAAAAGATACTGTTGCAGGTTTTCCAGTTGTGCCTGCTCCAAATATTGTACGCTGATCGTGTAGATTAAAACAGAAATCTGGTTTAAATTTTTCAAATACTTCACGTAAAACTTTACTTTCTGGTTGTGTAAGATCTTGCGAATCACGATTTAGATCTATTTCATTAGCATTTGCTCTTGTGTAAAGTCTTGCTCCATCTGGATTAAGCATTGGTATACAGTAAAACGTAAAAGTCTCTAGCATTTGCTTTGCAAAATCGGTATTATCATTCAATAAATTAATGAAATCAAATAGAGCTTTTGTCGTTGTGCTTTCGTTTCCATGCATTTGTGACCAAAGATAAGCACGAGTTTTTCCAGTTCCGACTTGATAACTATATATAGGTTCGCCTAGAACAGATGTGCCAATAGTCTGCACTTGACCATTTGTATTTAGTTTATCTAAAAGTGGTTTAATATGGTCTAAAGTGATATATCTGCCAGAGATAGACTGTTCCTTGTATTGAGTAAAAAGCTGTTCTAAATTCATTGTGTTTCTATTAGTTTACAAAAGTAAACATCTTTATTTTTACAATTGTAAACAGTAGAAAAAATTAATAATTTAGAATTGTAAACAGTTTTAAGAGAGAGGCGATCTTACTATTGATAACTTGTTTTAATTGAGCTTTTTAAATTTACATATAGTATCTAAATTGATTAATTTCAGTTAATTATAAATATTTATTTCAATTTTAAATTTAACATAAAAATGAACTCTATTTAAAATTGCAACAATAATATTCGAATACTGTTTCTTTTTGTTTACATTTGTAAATGATAGAATTTAAAGCAGGAATTTACAATGGTAAACATAGATGATTTTGTAAAAAGACTTGAATCTGTATTGGATTATTATGGTTTAAACGCATCTGCATTTGCTGATAAAATTGGTGTACAACGTTCTAGTATGTCTCACCTTTTATCAGGAAGAAATAAGCCAAGTTTAGATTTTATAATGAAAATTCTAGAAGTTTTTCCAGATGTAGATTTATATTGGATTCTGATCGGAAAAGGAACTTTTCCTAAAAGCAATAACGAGGAATCGACAGAAATTGAAAAAACTTCCTCTCCTATTGTATCGAATGAGAATATGGGGAATGATTTATTTTCGGTTGTAGAAATAAATTCGGAAGAAGAAAAAATAGAAACCAAAAAATCTCATGTTCTAAAAAATGAAAAATTTAGTTTGCAAGATGATGAAATTGAAAAAATAGTGATATTCTATAAAAACGGCACTTTTAAGGCCTATTCTCCATAGTTCAAAAATTAGCGCGTATTTGACTATTTGTCCAGAAAAATTTCAAATATGCGATTCTCACGCGTTTGGAAAAATTCTCAGAAATTACAATTTAATTCCGTTTTCAGGAATTTTTCCTAAAACACCTTTATAATGTTCTTTCAAAACTTCGAAATCGGCTTCATAATCTCCGGTTGGCAAAAATGGCTTACCAAGATTTACTTCTTTTTTTCCCCAATCAAAAGCAACAGGAACAATTGGCACTTTCGCTTTAAGCGCAATAAAATAAAATCCTGTTTTTAGCTCATTCACTTTTTTTCTAGTTCCTTCTGGAGCCACAGCCAAACGAAAGACTTCTTTTCGTTCAAAAATTGTGGCTATTGCATCAACTTTGTTCAATCCGCCAGAACGATCTAGTGGTTCTCCACCAACATTTCGAAAATAAAATCCAAAAGGAAATCTAAATAATTCCTTCTTTGCTACAAAATTCATCTGTAATCCAGATATGCCTCGGGTAAAAAGACCAATGTAAAAGTCATGATTACTCGTATGAGGCATCACCACCAATACACATTTTTTTACTTCGGCGTTTTCGATTCCTACTATTTTCCAGCCCATTAGCTTGAAAAAGATGAATTTGTAAAATAGTTTTTTCATTAAAGGTTTATTATTTGGTGCAAAATAAAAGATTTAATGGTAAATTTGAGTAAAAGCATAAGAAATGATTCGAAAATTTTTCAGTTATATAATTCCAATAAAAATATTTAAGAAAAAATCGGCCAGAAGTAAAATGATCGAAGTTACTTGGGCAAACGGGGAATTAGTACTGGACACTGAAAACACAAATTATTCCTATGGAAGTTTACAGCGTATATTAAGGTATGGGCTTCGAAACATTGGTTACGATAAAATAGTAGAAATGGATCACATTCTATTATTAGGAGTTGCTGGCGGAAGTGTCGTTA includes these proteins:
- a CDS encoding DinB family protein, with amino-acid sequence MKAAELLDNEYSGHFGTYVKAAGDGILIEELEISLHEFIRFVQNIPMDKFDYRYAEGKWTIKDIIQHVIDTERIFAYRALRFSRNDKTPLPSFEENDYADNTNSNSRSIQDLLTEFSAVRHSTLLFYKSLSEEQLKRIGTASNNPISVRALGFVMIGHQKHHQKVFEERYL
- a CDS encoding helix-turn-helix domain-containing protein gives rise to the protein MVNIDDFVKRLESVLDYYGLNASAFADKIGVQRSSMSHLLSGRNKPSLDFIMKILEVFPDVDLYWILIGKGTFPKSNNEESTEIEKTSSPIVSNENMGNDLFSVVEINSEEEKIETKKSHVLKNEKFSLQDDEIEKIVIFYKNGTFKAYSP
- a CDS encoding 1-acyl-sn-glycerol-3-phosphate acyltransferase, which encodes MKKLFYKFIFFKLMGWKIVGIENAEVKKCVLVVMPHTSNHDFYIGLFTRGISGLQMNFVAKKELFRFPFGFYFRNVGGEPLDRSGGLNKVDAIATIFERKEVFRLAVAPEGTRKKVNELKTGFYFIALKAKVPIVPVAFDWGKKEVNLGKPFLPTGDYEADFEVLKEHYKGVLGKIPENGIKL
- a CDS encoding phosphoenolpyruvate carboxylase yields the protein MYTLPKIERFNQDVLSKYHIYNSVFITLPFDSIDNTGVLLPLFTETCETGFKKQETPKEIVDFFSNKFLNNVSEDEKIDLMFRFIQYIERQIVLFDAIEDAAFPEVNNMEGRGSLRDIKEKSDAKEKDDELIEFLESFNVRTVLTAHPTQFYPGPVLGIINDLTEAIRKNDLLEIKQLLAQLGKTPFIQKEKPNPYDEAVSLIWYLENVFYATAGEIVHYLQKNILHGNSIENQLIKLGFWPGGDRDGNPFVTTDITLKVADRLRTSILKCYYVEMRNLKRKLTFSGVDDLVAELEHKLYRSVFYSKGDIFITLEELLTQLNKIRSIIIEKHQSLYLDELDALLVKINLFGFHFATLDIRQNSKIHNAVFKDVVNYYLNSGSDVFPKNYFELTEDQKIDVLSKVKGNLNPADFESEITRYTLESVQAIKTIQQNNGEEGANRYIISNNESALNVMETFAMIRLNNWEKPTVDIIPLFESVDDLQNAHSIMEQLYTNPEYAKHLKSRGNKQTIMLGFSDGTKDGGYLMANWSIYQAKISLTKISREYGIKAIFFDGRGGPPARGGGKTHKFYASLGPKIENNEIQITVQGQTISSNFGTLDSCRYNIENLLSAGVTNQVFSKEKNELTADETQILTDLANLGYDKYLSFKNHPKFIPYLEKMSTLKYYSKTNIGSRPSKRSKSESLDFADLRAIPFVGSWSQLKQNVPGFFGVGSALKHFEESGQWDKVSDLYHNSLFFKTLLENSMMSLAKSFLPLTAYMKNDPEFGEFWQIIYDEFSETKRLLLKIAGHKTLMENYPDGIASIQIRERIVLPLLTIQQYALLRINELNKAEVPNEELVKVYEKIVTRSLFGNTNASRNSA
- the recQ gene encoding DNA helicase RecQ, which encodes MTSEILHTTLKENFGFEKFRPNQETIINTILSGQDTLAIMPTGGGKSICFQLPALILPGITVVISPLIALMKDQVDSLKTNGISACYINSSQSSQEQQYYIDNLKSNHFKLIYIAPESLSYLDMAFNELNISLIAIDEAHCISSWGHDFRPAYTNLGYLKSRLPSTPILALTATADKATRTDITKQLNLKNPKTFIASFDRANLSLEVRPALDRVKQIIDFIENKPNESGIIYCLSRKTTEELAEKLKKNGVEAKAYHAGLDNETRAKTQDQFINDDCQVVCATIAFGMGIDKSNVRWVIHYNLPKNIEGYYQEIGRAGRDGLPAETVLFESYADVIQLQKFASEGLNSDIQLAKLDRMKQYADAVSCRRKILLSYFGELVTENCGNCDICKNPPTFFDGTILAQKALSAIVRLKESEPLAVIVDFIRGSRNAYIYEKNYQELKTYGIGHDVSWYDWNQYLIQLINLGYCEIAFHQHNKILLTPFAKKVLFEGEQVKLTTVVKKVIDKTEVKESKPKASKNSLFETLRKLRYEIAQEEEVPAYVIFSDASLRQMEILRPMSDEEFLSVEGVGKAKLEKYGADFIKAIIEFERNKSVVKKEKKDNTYKKTLELFQNGVSVEEIAEQRDLSSTTIISHLAKLYVDGHDLDLSQFVSEDEILKIEKAQIELENPNALRPYFDYFEEKMSYDKIRFGLAFLEKKLK
- a CDS encoding Lrp/AsnC family transcriptional regulator gives rise to the protein MSKFRLDEVDHQILDMLIDNTRVPFTDIAKKLLISAGTVHVRVKKMEDAGIIMGSSLALDYDKLGYSFIAYVGVFLNNTSQTKFVLERINQIPFVTVASVTTGKFNIFCKIRAKDTKHAKEVIFMIDDIDGVYRTETMISLEESINDKKRLMHTIFKNM
- a CDS encoding M14 family metallopeptidase: MNLEQLFTQYKEQSISGRYITLDHIKPLLDKLNTNGQVQTIGTSVLGEPIYSYQVGTGKTRAYLWSQMHGNESTTTKALFDFINLLNDNTDFAKQMLETFTFYCIPMLNPDGARLYTRANANEIDLNRDSQDLTQPESKVLREVFEKFKPDFCFNLHDQRTIFGAGTTGKPATVSFLAPSYNEEREVNDNRLKAINVIAGINEELQKYIPGQVGRFDDSFNINCIGDTFQFLGVPTILFEAGHFPGDYEREITRKFIFFALIQSFKLISENDLVDNRFGEYLNISQNNVVFYDFMYKNVKINYDGIEIITNFVAQYKEELIENKIHFNAYIVEVGELENYFGHYEYDAKGAEYSDDFQNFPKTDQKANFYLNKNVKFVNGLIKS